TCATCTGGGACATCGGCGCCGGCACCGGCTCCGTCAGCATCGAGCTCGGGCGTTTAGTACCCACGGCTCGGATCTATGCCATCGAAAAAACGGCCATGGGGGCTACCCTGATCCGGCAAAACCTTGACCGCTTCGGGGTCACCAATGTCACCATCATCCATGGCAAGGCCCCTACAGTCCTGGCCGATCTGCCTGCCCCCCATCGCATCTTCATCGGCGGCAGTGGCGGCCAGCTCACCCCCATCTTAGATACCTGCCGAGCTAAAATCGTGCCTCCCGGCCCCATGGTGCTGGCCCTCGCCACCCTAGAGAGTCAGGCCCAGGTGCTGCAATGGCAGGCGGAGCATGGAACCACCTGGCGCTCCCAACTGTTGCAAGTGAATTTGGCCCGCTCTACCTCGGTGGGTTGCCTGACCCGCTGGCATCCCCTGAATCCGGTGACCATCGTGACTCTGACGTCATCAGAGCCCCTACCTGCTTGAGCTTCTTGCCTAGATAAGTCTAGTCTGTGGTGTAGGCTCTAGTTTTCTGCATTGGGCGCGGCAACCGCGCCCAATGCTGTCCCCTTACCCTCTATCCGCTATCGGCCTACTTGCCCGCCCATCCACCGTTTTGACAGGGAGCCAAACCATTCACTCAAAACTCAAAACTCAAAACTCAGCCCTGCAGGCAGGCTCCGCCTTTCTTGAATGCCGTTAGGCCATATACCCCATCACCCCATTACTCCCCCACTCCCCTACCCTTTCCCAGCCTGCCCTCAGAGAGCCCTTCCATGTCCCAGCGTCCTCATTCCCTAGCTGATTTCGACCCTGCTATTGGTCTCGGGCCTCCTGCCCAAGTCGATCTGGGCCGCTACGATCAGTCCTGGTTTGAGCTGGGACGTCCCCGCTGGGTGATGTTGCTGTGGTGGCTACTGCAGGCCATCGTCTTTCCCCTAACCCCTCACCATGGCCATGGTCCTCGCCGGGCCCTGCTGCGACTATTCGGGGCTCGCATTGGCCGAGGCGTGATGATTCGCCCCACCGCCCGCTTCACCTACCCCTGGAAAGTGGCCATCGGTGATTACAGTTGGATCGGCGACGATGTAGTGTTCTATAGCCTCGACCACATTCAGGTGGGCTGCCACTGTGTGATCTCCCAGGAAAGCTACCTCTGCACCGGCAGCCATGACTTTCAAGACCCGACGTTTAATCTCCGGACAGAGCCAATTTTCATCGAAAACGGAGTATGGGTGGCGGCTGACTGCTTCATCGGCCCCGGCGTATGTATTGGCGCCAACACAGTGGTGGGAGTACGCAGCAGTGTATTCAACGATCTACCAGCGGGTCAGATTTGTTGGGGAACTCCTTGCCGACCTCACCGTCCGAGAGAGGTAAGGGCGTCTACCAGAGAATAATCCCAGTCGAGTTCTCTCAGCATCGATGCTCATTGACTAGACCATTAGCCCCCACAGTCATGGTGCTATCTCCAGCACAGCTGCAGGCAATTGTAATCTTGATACCCGTTGTCAATGAGATCCAGACACCCTAGATATCAGACCTTGCAACCACATCTCACTCAACCGGAATTACTCCCAGCAAACTATACGGCTAGGCCTACGAAGCCAACATCAAGCTAGGCAACAGCCCGCGACCTCAGGATTAAGTCTAAACGCGCCTTACGTCACCAATGGCCGGGTGA
This portion of the Halomicronema hongdechloris C2206 genome encodes:
- the hpsU gene encoding hormogonium polysaccharide biosynthesis acetyltransferase HpsU, with amino-acid sequence MSQRPHSLADFDPAIGLGPPAQVDLGRYDQSWFELGRPRWVMLLWWLLQAIVFPLTPHHGHGPRRALLRLFGARIGRGVMIRPTARFTYPWKVAIGDYSWIGDDVVFYSLDHIQVGCHCVISQESYLCTGSHDFQDPTFNLRTEPIFIENGVWVAADCFIGPGVCIGANTVVGVRSSVFNDLPAGQICWGTPCRPHRPREVRASTRE